Within the Zea mays cultivar B73 chromosome 10, Zm-B73-REFERENCE-NAM-5.0, whole genome shotgun sequence genome, the region AGTTTTTTACTTTGGATGCACCTGTGGTGTAACCAGATCACATGATTCAGATGACTTGTGATTTCTGAATATGATTTAAATTTGCATACCATGTATGAAACTATAGGTGATTGAATAGAGTTCTTTTTTGTTTATATCTGTCTGCTTGTTTTTTTTTCTCAAGTTTGCTGATTACTATTACAATAATTTTGTGGAATCAGACTAGTACATCACCGCAGCACATGAGGCCTGGTACTGCGAATAAGGGTATTCAGTGTGAAATATTAACTTCGGATGGTATCATGGCGCCATGGGAGGATAATGGAAATGATACTGAACATACCATGTTACCAGAGCCTGAGAGCTTGAAAGCAACTCAAGGGTATGGCAACAAGCTTGAAACTTCAGAACCCACgagggttcaaccggtttctccaCATAATGGTTCAAGACAAACCAAATCTGTTAAAAGGAAAGAATCAAATGCAGAGGTCAAATCCAAGAAGCGTAAAACCAGTTCTGCTGTGACTCGTGTTCGAGCGTCGCCCCGCTTAGCTGCATTAAATGCTCATCTTGATGTAAGCATCGAACATGAAGATGACATGGTTAGCACAAATCATGTGGACTGGGTACAGACTATTGAAGAGAGAGCCATCGATCAGGCACAGAAAAGCCAATCAGGCTCTTTTGATCAGATACATGGTAATCTGGAAAGCACTTTCAGTCAGTTACAGTTGAGCCAAGCAGACCCTGCTAATGGAATGCAGGTTATACAGGCAAACACTACCATTCATTCACAACCAAGCCAATTGGATACTCTGAGTCCTACACAGAAAAAACAGGAAAACAGTTCCAAACAGTTACAATCTGTGGTCACAGATTCTTCGATTCCAAAACGAACCACACAGAAATGCACTATAGATCAGCCAAGCCAGCCAGACATAAATCATATACGCACAGATCAGGAATTCACTGGGAATCAGTTCCCCTCGAGCCTACCAGTTGACACTGTTATTTCATTAGGGGATACTGAAGAATTCACAGCGGGTCACTCACAGCCAAGAAATAGTGACACTGCAGGACAAATTCAGGCCAATGAGGAAAATACTGCCGATCAAGTACAGTTGAGCCTGGCAGAGACAGTCATTCTGGTACCGGCTATTCAAGAATATGCTGCTGGTTATTCACTGCTGAGCAAAGCTGACACTACTGATCAAACACAGGCCAATCAGGAATACATTGCTGATCAAGTACAATCGTGCCTAACAGACGCACTCATTCCAGTAAAAGCTATTGAGGAATACACAACTGATTATTCACATATTAGTAAAGCTGACATTACAAATCAAATACAGGTCAATCAGGAAAGCACTGATGATCACTTATATTTACGTCAAGTAGACTGTCTCGCTGAAATGCAGATAATTGAGCAAAATTTGTCCAAGCAACCTCAGCTGAGCCAACCAGACACTGGGGATCAAATACGAATTGATCTGGAAAGCACTACCAATCACTTGCAACCAAACTACGATGAAAATTCTATGCTGCAATCTGGTTTCTCTTGGGCTCCTGAACAGAACAGAGGAGCCCCTACTACAGATTTCTGGAAAAATGTTGAAAGTCAGGCGTCATCGGTTTCCATGCCAATAAATGGAGCGCCTCTTTCAAGCTTTCCAGCAAATGTCAGATTCCAaaatgcagcagcagcagcagcagcagcagaaccTGCTTTGCCACCACAGGTTGCTCCAACCGAAACAGGTTCCGATCAGTCTGGGTTGGCCTTCCAATCCCTTTTCGGAAACATCTGGTCAGATCCTTGCATCGAGTTTGCTTTCAAGACCCTTACAGGCGACATTCCTGTTCTCGACGACACAACGGCTGTCACAGACTACTTCCCAGAGCAACAAGACTTGAATAAAGACCCAGCGCCAAACTGTGCAGGCTCTGTGTTTGACAGTTCAAGAAACCACACACAAGTCGACGTCAACCTTCCACCGCCTGCTCCGGATGGTTTCTACGATGGCAGCTGGTTCCCTCCCCAATGAATTTGAGTGCAGGGAGGGGAAAAATGCAATAACATTTTGTACCTGTGAAAAGGCAAATCAGAGAAGGCTAGTGGCCGAAACATAAAAGCAATAGTCGCACTCTTGTTAGGGCTCTGATCTGAATGTCTAATCCCACAGGACACATTTTGTAAAAAGGCGGTAGCTTCTTTAGCCTTATTAGACTGTTAATACACTCAACTGAATGATGTCCAGTTCCATCAACAAGGCTTCACCGAGACTGTCGAGTGACTGATCAGGATCATGTTTTTTTTTTCACGTTTTGCTTCTGTGCAGTTGCCTAATAAACCCATTCGTTGTAAACAAGCCAGTTCTAACTTTAAAAAAAAGGGCCTGTGCATGGCGCTCTAGGTTATTGTGCAGATGGAACTGTTCTTGATATTTTGAACACGCAAATGTAGAGGCTTTGCTGTCACAGTTCTTCAGCGGAATTGCGAAGAGGTGATCCGCTGTTTGTGTAGTGTTTGCTGAATCTTGATTTTGTAGTTGGCTACTTGAATCTGTGTATGTTTTGGCTCGCTTGTAGTAATTGCTGGGCTGCTGGCTGGTAAATGCGTCGAGACATTAGAGAGAATGGTAGATAGCTGCTTCGTAACCAGAGATAGTACATAGTAGTACAATGTCAAGCCTGAGAACTCATTTTACACGAACCTTTTTTTACTACATTGGGTAGCAATAACACCCTCCCTACCCATAAACAAGCATCTGATATACTTAAGAGCCAACTCCAACAAAATCCGTAAAACAACTCCTAAAGTATTTATTAGGGAAACAACGCATTTTAGATCCTCCAACGGTTTCTATATTCTATATGTTTTTTTTTCTTATTGGTTCGACGGGAAGAGGGCAGCGAGTAATTAggacctgtttggttcagctttttttctTACCACTTTTTCTAAAAATCTGGCTGCAGAAAGAATCTagttgtggggagaatctgagtataaTGAGAATTATGTGCGGAGGAAGATGAAAGGCATGTTTGGTTTGTTACCTcaattgccacactttgcctaacttttctgcctaagattagttattcaattcgaacgactaaccttaggcaaagtgtggcacatttagccacaaaccaaacatgcccgAAATGCTCCAAATGGTTAAGAATCTAGAAATCGATGGATTCCTACTATCGTGTGTTCATGTGGATTTTAGACAGTTTTTACTAAAGCGatatttatagaagctggctcaaAAGCTGGGGCCTTTGACAGTCTGCAACAATTTTTGGTGGCGAGAAGCTAAAAAAACTCAAACAAACAGGACCTTAGTCTACCATGACCCACTTAGATTATTTAAAAAAATTTAGGAATAATTTGTTAGCAGTCTACTATGGGTTTAGAATTTTTAGGATTTTTTTACAGTAGCCCCTAATATTAAGTTTTAGGGAACATTTTTAAACagtcttttggagttgctctaagtctCTATCTAGAGTCCCTAGAGCTAATAATTAGTCAGCTAATAAACTAACTGTCAGTTATGAGGCAGCTAACAATTAGTTAGGTTTGTTTGGAAGCAAGCAGGATAAAGAGGATTGAGAGGGGTAGAATCCCTTACTATTCAAAATGCTTCCAAACAAGCTCTTAGGGTATTATCTGGAGCCGTTTGGAACCTCTACAACTAATTTTATAGCAACTAATTATTAGCTTTATAAGTTCCAAACAAGGCTGTTACTAAGAAAATGGTGTTTACTACATTAAGGGCTAATTTCGAAACTCAAATCTCCTTGGGATTGAATGTGATTGAGgtagaaataaactaatttctcttCCAATCCTCTCCAATCTCAAGAAGtctaagtttccaaactagccctaagtgaAACTTGTAAACGTTGGCCAACATTATGTACAAATTATTAAGATTGTCACATGAAAATAACATTACTAAATTTGTCATGACAACCACTTTCAAATAAATGTGAACAATGAATCCGTAAAAGGTAATGGTCAATGGCACTTAGTCTTTATAGACTTGTAGAACACAAAAAATAGAAAAAGAGAGACAATGTGTTTATCATCTTTTAATCCTTGAGGTGTAAAGCCATTCTTACTGCTATTATATTGCAAACACTAGTACTCTTGTTTCACATATTTTTGAAAGATTTTTCGTGATATTATGTGGGAAAAACATATAAATGACTATGCATTCATCACTTGAATCCACTGAATAAGGCGTTACTCAACTTTGGACCAGGTGACCAGAGAGACTGAATGTGAACCAATTAAACTTTCTTATCAATTGGCCATTGTCCTAATCAACCCTCTAAAAATCTAAAATCTCAAAACGAGAAGCTCTCGACTCAACTAGTGACTCGATGCTCTATAGTATAACCATATAACACAGTTGAACACTTAAACCACTAGAAAAGTCAACACATGCATGAAACACCTTGAAATATGGAAGTGGTAATGTCGTGGTTTCGAAAACCAGAGGCAGTAAGATTTATGTTCGGTGGGGGTGCTAGTGCagactcactccgaatggtgaagACATGGGGTTTATACTGGTTCGGGTTCGCACCAAACTCCAGTGTAGTGCTGATCGTAGTGTTGCAATGAGTGTGTTACAACAAATGTGCTCGTGTgggaagaaggagggggctctacTCTTTTATATCTCAAGGGTAGGACCTTACAGAGGAGATCTGTTTTCTGCTAGGGAGAGAGAGATTGGCTCCCCTGAGTTGTCGTGGTGGGTCCTCCGTAGGGTTGTATGTAGCCATACTCCCGGTATGGCGCCGTCTGTTACTCCGGCTCCTGTAGCGAGTCCATCACtgacatttttgtagtggtgcgcGGCGGGTCCCACGGATCAGTCTCATGGTGTGGGCGTACGTGGCGTGGCTTCTCCTGTCGTCATGAGCCCTTCGTCACATGTCAGCGTGCAT harbors:
- the LOC103641148 gene encoding uncharacterized protein isoform X2, encoding MHWDGRQCPKIQGGVVRINCIMDSGNSSCSRTRSGLVRKKDTFALSRSSCSRTRSGLLRVKSSVDSSDVSSSRTRSGLLRIKSFLDSHDGSFSRSQSDHVGGSPPIVEAINDESVLKESPDRLMKEEMPVTTPNGLVRQSFTEQAVTKDKSGMRTLLDGCLSEDMPSRTRSGLVRRSPTVKTLSKDKSVIKGLADGCLKEDKPLGTRSGLVSGSLAAKVPIKAEVLTKGQHDRWLKNDKAAAMRSDHGGRRLAAKTVSEDKRGVEGLPDGWQKEYRPRKNGPCSDPYYIDPVSGYEFRSLKDVHNYLETGDISQCAVTPKKSTICEDITESQTHTSTSPQHMRPGTANKGIQCEILTSDGIMAPWEDNGNDTEHTMLPEPESLKATQGYGNKLETSEPTRVQPVSPHNGSRQTKSVKRKESNAEVKSKKRKTSSAVTRVRASPRLAALNAHLDVSIEHEDDMVSTNHVDWVQTIEERAIDQAQKSQSGSFDQIHGNLESTFSQLQLSQADPANGMQVIQANTTIHSQPSQLDTLSPTQKKQENSSKQLQSVVTDSSIPKRTTQKCTIDQPSQPDINHIRTDQEFTGNQFPSSLPVDTVISLGDTEEFTAGHSQPRNSDTAGQIQANEENTADQVQLSLAETVILVPAIQEYAAGYSLLSKADTTDQTQANQEYIADQVQSCLTDALIPVKAIEEYTTDYSHISKADITNQIQVNQESTDDHLYLRQVDCLAEMQIIEQNLSKQPQLSQPDTGDQIRIDLESTTNHLQPNYDENSMLQSGFSWAPEQNRGAPTTDFWKNVESQASSVSMPINGAPLSSFPANVRFQNAAAAAAAAEPALPPQVAPTETGSDQSGLAFQSLFGNIWSDPCIEFAFKTLTGDIPVLDDTTAVTDYFPEQQDLNKDPAPNCAGSVFDSSRNHTQVDVNLPPPAPDGFYDGSWFPPQ
- the LOC103641148 gene encoding uncharacterized protein isoform X1 produces the protein MHWDGRQCPKIQGGVVRINCIMDSGNSSCSRTRSGLVRKKDTFALSRSSCSRTRSGLLRVKSSVDSSDVSSSRTRSGLLRIKSFLDSHDGSFSRSQSDHVGGSPPIVEAINDESVLKESPDRLMKEEMPVTTPNGLVRQSFTEQAVTKDKSGMRTLLDGCLSEDMPSRTRSGLVRRSPTVKTLSKDKSVIKGLADGCLKEDKPLGTRSGLVPIKAEVLTKGQHDRWLKNDKAAAMRSDHGGRRLAAKTVSEDKRGVEGLPDGWQKEYRPRKNGPCSDPYYIDPVSGYEFRSLKDVHNYLETGDISQCAVTPKKSTICEDITESQTHTSTSPQHMRPGTANKGIQCEILTSDGIMAPWEDNGNDTEHTMLPEPESLKATQGYGNKLETSEPTRVQPVSPHNGSRQTKSVKRKESNAEVKSKKRKTSSAVTRVRASPRLAALNAHLDVSIEHEDDMVSTNHVDWVQTIEERAIDQAQKSQSGSFDQIHGNLESTFSQLQLSQADPANGMQVIQANTTIHSQPSQLDTLSPTQKKQENSSKQLQSVVTDSSIPKRTTQKCTIDQPSQPDINHIRTDQEFTGNQFPSSLPVDTVISLGDTEEFTAGHSQPRNSDTAGQIQANEENTADQVQLSLAETVILVPAIQEYAAGYSLLSKADTTDQTQANQEYIADQVQSCLTDALIPVKAIEEYTTDYSHISKADITNQIQVNQESTDDHLYLRQVDCLAEMQIIEQNLSKQPQLSQPDTGDQIRIDLESTTNHLQPNYDENSMLQSGFSWAPEQNRGAPTTDFWKNVESQASSVSMPINGAPLSSFPANVRFQNAAAAAAAAEPALPPQVAPTETGSDQSGLAFQSLFGNIWSDPCIEFAFKTLTGDIPVLDDTTAVTDYFPEQQDLNKDPAPNCAGSVFDSSRNHTQVDVNLPPPAPDGFYDGSWFPPQ